The genome window AAGAATTTGGCATATACAACCTGGGCAGTCCAAGCACAAATAGCCCTTCATTGCCTTCATTGGGTATGGTGTTTATTTTTTTCATCTTTATTGtatgtcatgtactcatgtctaTGGATGCATTTCCTGACGTGAGGATTATTCTTCAAGGTTCATCTAATATAGTAGCAATGACATCTTGTGGACGTGAAAATGGGAGTATGCATGGTTTGCATTCTGGACTTCTCACATCAATGAGCCCGTTCAGAGAGGCTTCATTTCTGGGTCTATCATCTACCCTACCACAGAGCCTGTCCTCTCCCATTGGAATTGCTTCTGCTGCAACTCATAGTAACCAGGCTCCCCTTGGTGAGCTCAGCCACTCTCTTAGTCGGATGAATAGGCATGTGAATTATGGTTTTCAAGGCTTGGGTGCTATTCATCCCCATTCTCTTCCTGATGTTCACAATGGAGCAAATAATGGCACCCCTTACAATCTGAACACCATCACACCTGTTGGTGTCAATAAGAACTCAAGAACAGCTGAAGCAGTTGACAGCAGACATCTTCATAAAGTGGGTTCTGGCAATCTCAATGGGCACTCATTTGATCGTGCCGGTGAAGGAGTTGTAAAGTGGTGGTGATGAACACATAATTCACACAGGTGAGATAGTCAAATGATGAATATATGCACCCTGGAAGGCTGCTACTAATTACACATTCCTTGAACCTTCCTGTAAAAGCTTAGTATGAAAGATGTAAGCTTTATTTGAAGGCAAGAACGCATGGAGACTTTTTTTCCTGGCGGAGTATAGACCTGTGCTCCTCTTTCGTCTGGACGCTCTTGCGCCGTTCCTGCATGGCCTTGAAGCAACTATTCCCCATATCAGCATCGGTGCCGCTCTTCCATTCTTCGCGTCAGTGCCTGGCTGCTTGCTCCCTCCTCCTCTATCCTTGGGGTGTGGCGGCGGCGGCTCCAGATCCCTCGGGCGTCGCTacagatgactcctctccagtgtAGCGCGAGAGCGGGATTCGGCTGACCTGGATAGCGGCCACGTCCTCCACCAGCGCTTCGTAGTGTCGCcgcacctcctcctccgtccgcGTCGAGCGAGGATCACGAATTCACGAGATCTGCTCGGATGATAGAAAGGAGGGGCGGAGGGTTTGCTACTTGGAGTAATCGAGCTTGGGTGTAGACTTCTTCTCGACGCCAAGGACAACGGTGTTCGTGCCGCGGACGGCCTCAAGAGCGTACTCCACCTAGAAGATGTGGCCGCCATTGGCTGTGGGGCCGCCATGCCTCCAGTGGCGCTGCCCGACAAGGAGGCTGGGTATTTGAGGGATTATCGGCGAAGCATCATGACTCCCGACGAAGCAGGGGTTGCGACTAGCGCGCTGGACGTTGCTGGGGGCCGCCTGATGCTGGCGGTGGCTGCTGCCTGGGCAGAGCTCATGATCGTCGAGACCTTTGATACCAGATTGGTAGGAACCACGTTCTCTATACCGacgatatgtttccgttgcaacgcacgggcatccacCTAGTAAAATAATAATATCTAAATGACCCTTTGATCATAGTCTACTGCATATATATATACTGGTGTATATGTTCTAAACAAGTATCGCTCTTGCTCCGACTTACTCTCCTTGAGACCCATCACCATCCGTCCATCCCCTCTTTTCCTCTTGCTAAGCTAAATTTTTTGAGCAGCAGTAGGCTTAGAAAATGCGACCGTGCATTGGTTCCAGCGATCGGCTTCAATCAAGACAGAACGGACAACATGAAGATTGTCGACCACTCCATCAACGCAACCACGACAACGACGTACGTCCAGAGAAAGATCACGGGGCATTCTTCTTATCCAATGTTAAATAGCTGAGCCATCGTTGTTGAACCACACAAGCTACCAAACATAGCAGAAACATAGCGCCATCGACCGACTTCAGAGTTTCAACGCATACCAATGTTCATCGCGGGAGGCACGATGAACAGCACCATCAGCACGCAGCGATACAATGGGTCGCGGGACAGGAACCTGAGCACGTACGTGGTGCGGACGACGGCGATGCCGATCAGCGGACATCGCGCGACTCAGGGGGAGGGAGCCAGGGCAACGCGAGGGGGGCAGGGTCACGGAGTGTGGACGCCTTCGTTAGTGTcttaatagtagtagtatagaTTTTCCAAGAGTTGGGTCGGGGGAGAGAGGCACGGTGGGCTCGTTCCAAAAGATGTAAGAGACTTTTTTTGCAAAAAAATGACGTAGGACGAccattgaaactggtgctttaatatagtatagATAGAGATTTTACCACCATGGCTTTCAAATTGACTGACAAATAAATTGGCTAATTGTTAGCTGGAGGGCTAGCAAATTGTTTACCCATTAGCAATTTAACCTTGCTAATAGGTGTTAATAGTTCGTGTAAAGAGAAAAATACATCTATTAGCTAGGACTCCAAACATAATCTGGCTAATTATTGCTAGCTAATTATTTGCTAGCTAATTGTTAGCCACTGGCAAACAATTGGACGCGAGGATCCAAACAAGTCCttcgagcaactccaatagttcttTAGAAAAAGCTCCCTAAAGTAATGTTTAGCAAGTTGTTAAATAACTGTTATGAGTAAAACATAGCTTGACCTCTAACAGTTCCTTACAGTATTTGTGTCATGTGTGTGAGACTTGATTGTTTCGCTGCACAGGAAATAAAAAAACACGTTGAACCTGGCTACCTCGTTGTGTGGAAAAAATAACACATAGGTGTGAAGAAATCTATGGCAATTGTGTTTAGAGAGTTACTATCGAGTTGCCAAATCTGGAGAGCAAACGAGGTTGGATAGCAAGTAGCTAAATTTAGCAAGTCTATTTGAAGAACTATTGGAGAAGCATTTTTATGTTCACTTTTTAAATTTAGGATGTAAAGAGTTGTTTAGAAAACTATTAGAGTTGCTCTTAGAGGGTGTTTGaatacactagagctaatagttagctgctaaaattattAGGTGTGTTTGATGCActaagctaatagttagttggctaaaaaatcaCTACTTAATTATGCTAGCTAACAAacagctagctaactattagctaagtTAGCCCCTGTTTGAGAGAGCttcatttcaaaattttcaactcTAACTTCTTCCACCCAAATAGGTCTAGCTCCACGAGCTCTGGCTTTAGAAAAAATCGAAACTAGAAGTTAGTTTCATGAAATGTATGAAGCTCCTTAGAGGGAGCTTCAAAACGCTATTTTTATATCTCCTCATAAAGTTATCCGATAATTACCCACCATGCCACTAGTTACGCAACATACAACTTTCGTTCCCTCTTGCGACAGCCCACTAATCATCAAGGGTAATCAAGGAAACTCACACAAATCAATTGTACTATAGAAGCTGGAAAACCAAAGCCAAAGTTTTTAAAGTAAAGCTCTCCCAAACAGGCTCTTACTAAAAGTAGCTGATAACTGAAGTATTATCTAGACTGTTTGGATAACTTCAGCTAATTTTAggagctaactattagctctagtgcatttaaaCATGATCATAATCTATAAAGTCGGATTATATAATTCTGCAAGGAAACAAATAGTGCCTAAAAATATAATCACA of Zea mays cultivar B73 chromosome 8, Zm-B73-REFERENCE-NAM-5.0, whole genome shotgun sequence contains these proteins:
- the LOC103634743 gene encoding protein MEI2-like 4 isoform X2 codes for the protein MRRFGADEGRRVYKALENAADRKIKIRIVQHSGFAPDFDQESADLAAGRPNVENATVLFEDWWGSGVVHAKVWISDKKDVYIGSANNDWKSLTQVKELGIYFAGCPHIAKTVEVYFQNLWTLSTLNSTFYTKQAWDTQWQVSRKVPCWSHFLQPKERCSSTQHMSKELGQEEFGIYNLGSPSTNSPSLPSLGSSNIVAMTSCGRENGSMHGLHSGLLTSMSPFREASFLGLSSTLPQSLSSPIGIASAATHSNQAPLGELSHSLSRMNRHVNYGFQGLGAIHPHSLPDVHNGANNGTPYNLNTITPVGVNKNSRTAEAVDSRHLHKVGSGNLNGHSFDRAGEGVVKWW